The following proteins come from a genomic window of Rutidosis leptorrhynchoides isolate AG116_Rl617_1_P2 chromosome 10, CSIRO_AGI_Rlap_v1, whole genome shotgun sequence:
- the LOC139873106 gene encoding probable ribosome biogenesis protein RLP24 has product MRLEKCWFCSSTVYPGHGIQFVRNDAKIFRFCRSKCHKNFKMKRNPRKVKWTKSYRRLHGKDMTQDSTFEFERKRNRPERYDRNRIETTLNVIKTIDKIRSRREEKHHKNRMMGKRAKQMREARKEHDQQIHLIKVTSVLAKESTTKLAKVKVQHESTDDNRMEE; this is encoded by the exons ATGAGGTTGGAAAAGTGTTGGTTCTGTTCATCGACGGTATATCCTGGACACGGTATTCAGTTTGTTCGTAATGATGCAAAG ATCTTTAGATTTTGTCGATCGAAATGCCACAAGAACTTTAAAATGAAGAGGAATCCTCGTAAGGTGAAATGGACTAAATCTTATAGACGGTTACATGGAAAGGACATGACTCAG GACTCGACTTTCGAATTTGAAAGGAAGCGTAACAGACCAGAGAGGTATGATAGAAACCGCATTGAGACCACGTTGAACGTGATTAAAACAATCGACAAGATCAGATCCCGACGTGAGGAGAAACATCATAAGAACAG gaTGATGGGTAAGCGTGCAAAGCAAATGCGTGAAGCTAGAAAGGAACATGACCAACAAATCCACTTGATTAAGGTGACTAGTGTATTAGCCAAAGAATCGACTACTAAATTGGCCAAGGTCAAGGTTCAACATGAATCTACCGATGATAATCGGATGGAAGAATGA
- the LOC139869980 gene encoding sugar transport protein 14-like: MAGGGMVGSQGGARAELYEHKITWYFIFACIVAALGGSLFGYDLGVSGGVTSMDHFLKEFFPKVYRRKQAHLKETDYCKYDSQILTLFTSSLYFAALVSTFLASHVTRNKGRRASILWGAVSFFVGAVMNAAAQNIAMLIIGRCLLGVGIGFGNQAVPLYLSEMAPAKIRGAVNQLFQLTTCLGIFIANFINNATEKHSWGWRLSLGLATVPATLMFVGGLFLPETPNSLVEQGRLEEGRQVLEKVRGTKNVEAEFQDLLEASEAAKAIKHPFRNLLKRKNRPQLIIGALGIPAFQQLTGMNSVLFYAPVIFQSLGFGSGASLWSSTITSGTLVLATFISMAFVDKFGRRAFFLEAGTEMIICMVAVAVTLALKFGQGVELPKGIGIFLVIMICIFVLAYGRSWGPLGWLVPSELFPLETRSAGQSIVVCVNMFFTALVAQCFLVSLCHLRYGIFLLFAALIVIMSIFIFFLLPETKQVPIEEIHLLWQTHWFWKSYCAPETQSEEKKGMKPV, from the exons ATGGCCGGCGGCGGAATGGTGGGTAGTCAGGGCGGTGCTAGAGCAGAGTTGTATGAACATAAGATCACTTGGTATTTTATTTTCGCTTGTATTGTTGCTGCTCTTGGTGGATCTTTATTTGGTTATGATCTTGGTGTTTCCG GTGGTGTAACATCCATGGACCATTTCTTGAAGGAATTTTTCCCAAAAGTGTATAGAAGAAAACAGGCACATCTCAAAGAAACTGATTACTGCAAGTACGACAGCCAAATCCTCACACTTTTCACATCATCTCTTTATTTCGCTGCGCTTGTGTCTACCTTTTTAGCTTCTCATGTCACTCGGAATAAGGGCCGACGAGCTAGTATTCTGTGGGGTGCTGTTAGCTTCTTCGTTGGAGCTGTTATGAACGCGGCAGCTCAAAATATAGCTATGCTCATTATTGGTCGTTGCCTTCTTGGTGTAGGGATCGGATTCGGTAACCAA GCTGTGCCTCTTTATCTGTCAGAAATGGCACCAGCAAAGATAAGAGGGGCGGTGAACCAGTTGTTTCAATTGACAACTTGTTTAGGTATATTTATAGCCAACTTTATAAACAATGCTACTGAAAAACACTCATGGGGATGGAGATTATCACTCGGGCTAGCAACAGTTCCTGCGACGCTAATGTTTGTTGGCGGGCTTTTTTTGCCCGAAACGCCAAACAGTTTGGTTGAACAAGGAAGATTAGAAGAAGGAAGACAAGTTTTGGAAAAAGTTAGAGGTACAAAGAATGTAGAAGCAGAATTTCAAGATCTTCTTGAAGCAAGTGAAGCTGCAAAAGCCATTAAACATCCTTTTAGAAACCTTTTAAAGAGGAAAAACCGGCCTCAATTGATAATAGGAGCTTTGGGTATACCTGCATTTCAACAACTTACAGGAATGAATTCTGTGTTGTTTTATGCACCTGTCATCTTTCAGAGTTTGGGGTTCGGTTCTGGTGCGTCTTTATGGTCATCCACCATCACTAGTGGTACTCTTGTTCTTGCTACCTTCATTTCAATGGCGTTCGTTGATAAATTTGGTAGACGAGCCTTCTTCTTGGAAGCTGGTACTGAAATGATCATCTGCATG GTGGCTGTAGCTGTAACTCTGGCACTGAAATTTGGACAAGGTGTTGAGTTACCTAAAGGAATTGGGATTTTTCTAGTGATCATGATTTGCATTTTCGTTTTGGCTTATGGGCGATCGTGGGGTCCGTTAGGATGGCTAGTTCCAAGTGAATTGTTCCCATTGGAAACGAGATCAGCTGGTCAAAGTATTGTCGTTTGTGTCAACATGTTTTTTACAGCATTAGTTGCACAGTGCTTCCTTGTGTCACTATGTCATCTTAGATACGGCATCTTCTTGTTGTTTGCTGCGTTGATTGTTATCATGAGCATCTTCATATTCTTCTTGTTACCGGAAACAAAACAAGTTCCGATTGAAGAGATACATTTGCTATGGCAAACACACTGGTTTTGGAAATCTTATTGCGCGCCTGAAACTCAATCTGAAGAAAAAAAGGGAATGAAACCTGTGTAA
- the LOC139871478 gene encoding uncharacterized protein: MIEIIKTSSISGNGESSWKFLGHKSGLFVTKAMAKLIDDKIIPKESNSIATLKNNLVPLKIGIFIWRVLRRRIAVKVELDRRGIDLDTLLCPICDNVVESVDHAIYSCKSAQDIWIGIFKWWDLSLPSGYTLEDLIKCSNSFGMEPFKKKVWQAVIWSTCYMIWKNRNLKVFKNDADSSPKIVSDIQVKSFEWIKNRSRKSLITWQQWLISPASTNILCVNMDPG, translated from the coding sequence ATGATTGAAATCATCAAAACAAGTTCAATCTCGGGTAATGGTGAAAGCTCATGGAAATTTTTGGGTCATAAAAGTGGATTATTTGTTACAAAAGCAATGGCGAAATTGATTGATGACAAGATTATTCCAAAAGAATCCAATTCTATAGCTACGTTAAAAAACAATCTCGTTCCTCTAAAAATCGGGATCTTCATTTGGAGAGTGCTAAGAAGGAGAATCGCGGTTAAAGTGGAGCTTGATAGGAGGGGTATCGACTTGGACACGTTGTTATGTCCAATATGTGACAACGTGGTTGAATCGGTAGATCATGCCATTTATTCTTGCAAATCCGCCCAAGACATTTGGATTGGCATTTTTAAATGGTGGGATCTTTCCCTTCCTTCGGGCTACACTTTAGAAGACTTAATCAAATGTTCAAACTCGTTCGGGATGGAACCATTCAAAAAGAAGGTTTGGCAAGCGGTTATATGGTCTACATGCTACATGATTTGGAAAAATAGAAACCTCAAGGTGTTCAAGAATGATGCGGACTCATCTCCAAAAATAGTTAGTGACATTCAAGTGAAGTCTTTTGAATGGATCAAAAATCGTTCAAGAAAATCACTCATCACGTGGCAACAATGGCTCATATCCCCGGCATCCACAAACATACTATGCGTGAACATGGACCCGGGTTGA